The Rhodoferax potami genome includes a region encoding these proteins:
- the tnpC gene encoding IS66 family transposase, with protein sequence MSMPNTSTPTFTVETVMGLSPQSIAQTLQAQAASISALEQQLEWFKRQLFGKKSERFAPLPDAQQMHLGQLLGDLPATDAPEADSDSNTIPAHQRRKPRSNFADEGTPASFFDETKVPVHTIELANPETKDLSPDQYEVVSQKVSHRLAQRPGAYVVLKYVRSVIKRHDTQTLHCAGAPTGIIEGSRADVSLLAGVVVDKFAWHIPLYRQHQRLSQAGFKLSRAWLTQLAQKTISLLEPIYDTQLESIRNSRVKAMDETPIKAGRSGPGKMKAAYFWPVYGELDEVCFAYFESRRHEHVQQALGLPGATDAVLLTDGYEAYARYAAKTGITHAQCWAHCRRGFFEALGAEPQAAGQALQQIGEIYAQEEAIRERDLYGDAKREHRLSHSKPLVQNFFEWVDLQFERQGFLPSNPLTKALAYARERRAQLQVFLGDADVAMDTNHLERALRAIPMGRRNWLFCWTEVGAKRAGIMQSLIVTCRLHDIDPYTYLVDVLQRVGHHPASRVSELTPRQWKQHFAENPLRSPLHGLVT encoded by the coding sequence ATGTCGATGCCCAATACCAGCACTCCCACATTTACCGTCGAAACGGTCATGGGGCTGTCGCCGCAGAGCATCGCGCAGACACTGCAAGCACAGGCCGCCAGCATCAGCGCGCTGGAGCAGCAGCTCGAATGGTTCAAACGCCAACTCTTTGGCAAGAAGAGCGAGCGCTTTGCACCCTTGCCCGATGCGCAGCAAATGCACCTGGGGCAACTCCTGGGCGACCTCCCTGCCACTGATGCGCCCGAAGCCGACTCCGACTCCAACACCATCCCTGCACACCAGCGACGCAAACCCCGCAGCAACTTTGCCGACGAGGGCACGCCCGCATCGTTCTTTGACGAAACCAAGGTGCCCGTGCACACCATCGAGCTGGCCAACCCCGAGACCAAAGACCTCTCGCCCGATCAGTACGAGGTTGTCAGCCAGAAGGTCAGCCACCGCTTGGCACAGCGCCCCGGTGCCTATGTGGTGCTGAAGTATGTGCGCTCTGTCATCAAGCGCCACGACACGCAAACCCTGCACTGTGCGGGCGCGCCAACAGGCATCATTGAGGGCAGCCGCGCTGACGTGAGCTTGCTCGCAGGCGTTGTTGTTGACAAGTTTGCCTGGCACATTCCGCTGTACCGGCAGCACCAGCGCCTGAGCCAAGCGGGCTTCAAACTCAGCCGGGCGTGGCTGACGCAACTGGCGCAAAAGACCATTTCCCTGCTGGAGCCGATTTACGACACGCAGCTCGAGTCGATCCGCAACAGCCGGGTCAAGGCAATGGACGAGACCCCCATCAAGGCCGGGCGCAGTGGGCCCGGCAAGATGAAGGCGGCCTACTTCTGGCCTGTGTACGGCGAACTCGATGAGGTGTGCTTTGCCTATTTCGAGTCGCGCCGCCACGAGCACGTACAGCAGGCATTGGGGCTGCCAGGGGCCACAGATGCCGTGTTGCTCACTGACGGCTATGAGGCCTATGCACGTTACGCTGCCAAGACCGGCATTACGCATGCCCAATGCTGGGCGCACTGCAGGCGTGGCTTCTTTGAAGCTCTAGGGGCCGAGCCACAGGCCGCTGGCCAGGCGCTGCAGCAAATTGGCGAGATTTACGCCCAGGAAGAAGCCATTCGTGAACGTGACCTCTACGGGGATGCCAAACGAGAGCACCGTCTAAGCCACAGCAAACCGCTGGTGCAGAACTTCTTTGAATGGGTGGATTTGCAGTTCGAGCGGCAAGGCTTCCTGCCCAGCAATCCGTTGACCAAGGCATTGGCCTATGCACGCGAGCGCCGCGCGCAACTGCAGGTGTTTCTGGGCGATGCGGATGTGGCCATGGATACGAACCATCTGGAACGCGCCTTGCGCGCGATACCAATGGGCAGGCGCAATTGGTTATTCTGCTGGACGGAGGTGGGCGCCAAGCGCGCGGGCATCATGCAGAGCCTGATCGTGACATGCCGTTTACATGACATTGACCCCTACACCTACCTGGTTGATGTCTTGCAACGCGTAGGCCACCACCCCGCCTCCAGAGTTTCAGAACTGACGCCTCGTCAATGGAAGCAGCACTTCGCCGAGAATCCATTGCGTTCACCATTACACGGTTTGGTAACGTAG